A section of the Pseudomonas sp. FP453 genome encodes:
- a CDS encoding cobalamin biosynthesis protein: MTLVVGLGCQRGCEVQTLLGLLDSALAEGGIERHRITALASIDRKSDEPGLLALAAALKLPLHCFTAPQLAIYADRLSHKSVVAFTHTGCYGIAESAALAVAEHLAGSPARLLITRQKTTQATFALACAD, translated from the coding sequence GGCCTGGGTTGCCAGCGGGGTTGTGAGGTTCAGACCCTGCTGGGCCTGCTTGACTCCGCCCTCGCCGAGGGCGGTATCGAGCGTCACCGCATCACCGCGTTGGCGAGTATCGACCGCAAAAGCGATGAGCCCGGATTGCTGGCCCTGGCCGCAGCGTTGAAGCTACCCCTGCACTGTTTCACCGCGCCGCAGTTGGCAATATATGCCGACCGCTTGAGCCACAAATCCGTCGTCGCCTTCACCCATACCGGTTGTTACGGCATTGCCGAAAGCGCCGCGCTGGCCGTGGCAGAACACCTCGCCGGCAGCCCTGCCCGCCTGCTGATCACCCGCCAAAAAACCACCCAGGCGACCTTTG